Proteins encoded in a region of the Streptomyces akebiae genome:
- a CDS encoding ABC transporter permease: MTSPTKAEGSGSAVALDPELETTAEVAKGEKKLEGRSPGQLMWQRFKRDRTGVISACVVIFFFVIAALAPVISALYGKNPYTLYAQEPDYPFLLDDFAMPTGSFGGMSGDFWFGVEPKLGRDVFTMLLYGMRTSLYMAVLVTIASVVTGVVIGLIGGYFGGRVDYWVGRVTDFFLGFPQQLFFIAFMPIVTALFVDPRDETPTYVRAVAIILVMWFLGWMGLARLVRSSVLSLREREFVEAAKVSGASPWRIVRKEILPNIVTPILVQGTYILPSTILSIAFLSFVGVGFTEPTPDWGRMFAVGAEVYEQDPMFMFFPGVAMVVFVLCFNLLGDSVRDAFDPKTGR, translated from the coding sequence ATGACCAGTCCAACCAAGGCCGAGGGCTCCGGGTCCGCGGTCGCCTTGGACCCCGAGCTCGAGACGACCGCCGAGGTCGCCAAGGGTGAGAAGAAGCTTGAGGGTCGTTCCCCCGGGCAGTTGATGTGGCAACGGTTCAAGCGGGACCGTACTGGAGTCATCTCCGCGTGCGTAGTGATTTTCTTCTTCGTCATCGCGGCGCTCGCGCCGGTCATCTCGGCGCTGTACGGCAAGAACCCCTACACGCTGTACGCGCAGGAGCCCGACTACCCGTTCCTGCTCGACGACTTCGCGATGCCCACCGGTTCCTTCGGTGGCATGTCGGGTGACTTCTGGTTCGGCGTCGAGCCGAAGCTGGGCCGCGACGTGTTCACGATGCTGCTGTACGGGATGCGGACGTCGCTGTACATGGCGGTGCTCGTCACCATCGCCAGCGTGGTGACCGGTGTCGTCATCGGCCTGATCGGCGGCTACTTCGGCGGTCGGGTCGACTACTGGGTGGGCCGGGTCACCGACTTCTTCCTGGGCTTCCCGCAGCAATTGTTCTTCATCGCCTTCATGCCCATCGTCACCGCGCTGTTCGTCGACCCGCGTGACGAGACGCCGACCTATGTCCGAGCCGTGGCCATCATCCTCGTGATGTGGTTCCTCGGCTGGATGGGCCTCGCCCGTCTAGTGCGCAGCTCGGTACTCTCCCTGCGCGAACGCGAGTTCGTCGAGGCGGCCAAGGTGTCCGGGGCCTCGCCCTGGCGCATCGTCCGCAAGGAGATCCTGCCGAACATCGTCACCCCGATCCTGGTGCAGGGCACGTACATCCTGCCCAGCACGATTCTCTCCATCGCCTTCCTCTCGTTCGTCGGCGTCGGCTTCACCGAGCCCACCCCCGACTGGGGCCGCATGTTCGCCGTCGGCGCCGAGGTCTACGAGCAGGACCCGATGTTCATGTTCTTCCCGGGCGTGGCGATGGTCGTCTTCGTGCTCTGCTTCAACCTTCTCGGCGACTCCGTCCGGGACGCATTCGACCCCAAGACCGGACGGTAA
- the typA gene encoding translational GTPase TypA: MATRHDIRNVAIVAHVDHGKTTLVDAMLKQAGAFAAHAAESLDDRMMDSNDLEREKGITILAKNTAVKYHPKDGGDVITINIIDTPGHADFGGEVERGLSMVDAVVLLVDASEGPLPQTRFVLRKALQQRLPVILCINKTDRADSRIDEVVNETYDLFLDLDADEDQIEFPIVYACARDGVASLTKPEDGTVPADSNSLEPFFSTILSHVPAPSYDEEAPLQAHVTNLDADNFLGRIALLRVEQGELRKGQTVTWIKRDGTMSNVRITELMMTEALTRKPAEVAGPGDICAVAGIPDIMIGETLADTENPIALPLITVDEPAISMTIGTNTSPLVGRGGTGKGADNKAAVKDRKVTARQVKDRLDRELVGNVSLRVLDTERPDAWEVQGRGELALAILVEQMRREGFELTIGKPQVVTKEVDGKVYEPVERMTIDVPEEHMGAVTQLMGVRKGRMDNMSNHGSGWVRMEFVVPSRGLIGFRTEFLTGTRGTGIAHSIHEGHEPWFGTLTTRNNGSLVADRAGAVTAFAMTNLQERGVLFTDPGTEVYEGMIVGENSRSDDMDVNITKEKKLTNMRSSSADSFEAIVPPRKLSLEQSLEFCRDDECVEVTPEAVRIRKVNLDARERARAASRAKHG, encoded by the coding sequence ATGGCCACGCGCCACGACATCCGCAACGTTGCCATCGTCGCCCACGTCGACCACGGCAAGACCACTCTGGTCGACGCCATGCTCAAGCAGGCCGGTGCCTTCGCCGCGCACGCCGCCGAGTCGCTCGACGACCGCATGATGGACTCGAACGACCTGGAGCGTGAGAAGGGCATCACGATCCTCGCCAAGAACACGGCGGTGAAGTACCACCCGAAGGATGGCGGCGACGTCATCACCATCAACATCATCGACACCCCCGGCCACGCCGACTTCGGTGGCGAGGTCGAGCGCGGTCTGTCGATGGTCGACGCGGTGGTCCTGCTCGTCGACGCCTCCGAGGGCCCGCTGCCGCAGACCCGCTTCGTGCTCCGCAAGGCGCTCCAGCAGCGCCTGCCCGTCATTCTGTGCATCAACAAGACGGACCGCGCGGACTCGCGCATCGACGAGGTCGTCAACGAGACCTACGACCTCTTCCTCGACCTCGACGCCGACGAGGACCAGATCGAGTTCCCCATCGTCTACGCGTGTGCGCGTGACGGTGTCGCCTCGCTGACCAAGCCGGAGGACGGCACGGTCCCGGCCGACAGCAACAGCCTGGAGCCGTTCTTCTCCACGATCCTGTCGCACGTCCCGGCCCCGTCGTACGACGAGGAGGCCCCGCTCCAGGCCCACGTCACCAACCTGGACGCCGACAACTTCCTCGGCCGTATCGCGCTGCTCCGCGTCGAGCAGGGCGAACTGCGCAAGGGCCAGACCGTCACGTGGATCAAGCGTGACGGCACGATGTCCAACGTCCGCATCACCGAGCTGATGATGACCGAGGCGCTCACCCGCAAGCCCGCCGAGGTGGCGGGCCCCGGTGACATCTGTGCCGTCGCCGGTATCCCGGACATCATGATCGGCGAGACCCTCGCCGACACCGAGAACCCGATCGCGCTGCCGCTGATCACCGTCGACGAGCCGGCGATCTCGATGACCATCGGCACGAACACCTCGCCGCTGGTCGGCCGCGGCGGCACGGGCAAGGGCGCGGACAACAAGGCCGCGGTCAAGGACCGCAAGGTCACCGCCCGCCAGGTCAAGGACCGCCTGGACCGCGAGCTGGTCGGTAACGTCAGCCTCCGTGTCCTCGACACCGAGCGTCCCGACGCCTGGGAGGTCCAGGGGCGTGGCGAGTTGGCGCTGGCCATCCTGGTCGAGCAGATGCGCCGTGAGGGCTTCGAGCTGACCATCGGCAAGCCGCAGGTGGTCACCAAGGAGGTCGACGGCAAGGTCTACGAGCCGGTCGAGCGCATGACGATCGACGTCCCCGAGGAGCACATGGGCGCCGTCACGCAGCTCATGGGCGTCCGCAAGGGCCGGATGGACAACATGTCGAACCACGGCTCCGGCTGGGTCCGCATGGAGTTCGTCGTCCCGTCCCGCGGCCTCATCGGCTTCCGTACCGAGTTCCTGACCGGCACGCGCGGCACGGGCATCGCGCACTCCATCCACGAGGGCCACGAGCCGTGGTTCGGCACGCTGACGACCCGTAACAACGGTTCGCTCGTCGCCGACCGCGCCGGCGCCGTCACCGCGTTCGCGATGACGAACCTCCAGGAGCGCGGTGTGCTGTTCACCGACCCCGGTACCGAGGTCTACGAGGGCATGATCGTCGGTGAGAACTCCCGCTCCGACGACATGGACGTGAACATCACCAAGGAGAAGAAGCTGACGAACATGCGGTCCTCCTCGGCCGACTCGTTCGAGGCCATCGTGCCGCCGCGCAAGCTCTCCCTGGAGCAGTCCCTGGAGTTCTGCCGCGACGACGAGTGTGTCGAGGTGACCCCGGAGGCCGTGCGCATCCGCAAGGTCAACCTGGACGCCCGCGAGCGCGCACGTGCCGCGAGCCGCGCCAAGCACGGCTGA